In Thermococcus sp. M39, the following are encoded in one genomic region:
- a CDS encoding RNA ligase partner protein, with amino-acid sequence MIRFVLDTSIFVNPDVRAKFGKTPTEAMKKFLEYAEKLFGKVEFYMSPGIYREIMHFVDESEVSPDVELYIIKKPPNVHDIKIPAFVVYELIEDIRRRIDKGLRVAEKAVRESVLDTDNVDKIIQKLRRNYRKALREGIVDSKEDFELILLAKELDAIIVSADVGILTWAEKMGIKWVDAAKFKEVLDELVEKVGRS; translated from the coding sequence ATGATTCGCTTTGTCCTTGATACGAGTATCTTTGTCAATCCAGACGTGAGGGCAAAATTCGGCAAAACACCAACTGAAGCCATGAAGAAGTTTTTGGAATATGCTGAAAAGCTGTTTGGTAAGGTGGAATTTTATATGTCCCCCGGAATTTATAGAGAGATTATGCACTTCGTTGATGAGAGCGAGGTTTCCCCCGATGTTGAGCTTTACATAATAAAAAAGCCCCCAAACGTTCACGATATTAAAATCCCAGCTTTTGTTGTTTATGAGCTGATTGAAGATATACGGAGGAGGATTGATAAAGGGTTGAGAGTTGCGGAGAAAGCTGTTAGGGAGAGTGTTCTCGATACAGATAATGTAGATAAGATTATCCAAAAGCTCCGTAGAAACTACAGGAAGGCTCTAAGAGAGGGAATAGTTGACAGCAAAGAGGATTTTGAGCTGATTTTACTAGCTAAAGAGCTCGATGCAATAATAGTTTCAGCCGATGTTGGGATTTTAACGTGGGCTGAGAAGATGGGGATTAAGTGGGTGGATGCCGCTAAGTTCAAAGAAGTATTGGATGAGCTTGTGGAGAAGGTTGGGAGAAGTTAA
- a CDS encoding class III signal peptide-containing protein, with product MRGQAAIEYLFMILVALLLVSLVLKYTKSIAENTGKTIENATRLLIREIQKSYSEIGK from the coding sequence ATGAGGGGGCAAGCGGCTATTGAGTATCTGTTTATGATTCTTGTTGCCCTGCTATTAGTTTCTCTAGTGTTGAAGTACACTAAAAGCATTGCAGAAAACACCGGAAAAACCATTGAGAATGCAACAAGATTGCTTATCAGGGAGATTCAGAAATCATACTCCGAAATAGGAAAATAG
- a CDS encoding TRAP transporter fused permease subunit, whose translation MGEELEKIEKKIVLEKTRTLPPKLENIVKAAAILIGIFEILFIFNFTFSVYSLFDKLGIRIEALKLDFQDQQIMAFILGMIFVIAFLRYPIIKKDKYLQKVQLIDYILIILGLAAALYKFWRWPTYMVYYDVNQTDVIFGFLAIILVLEATRRAIGWILPAIVTVFLLYGIKDAGFNWTRIAQYLYLDQGIFGIPFYVMTIYVFAFVFFGAFLLKIGVSDYITEFMISIFGPRPGGPAKSAVISSGLMGTVSGSSVANVLTTGTFTIPLMKKAGYPPEIAGAVEPVASTGGQLMPPVMGAAAFIMAQFLGVPYNKLIIAAVLPALIYYSGVYLFIDLETKRLGLKGMPRDQFKPVRYFLRKLYILLPIVVITVALVWGIAPHIAAVSSLGIAIWVAWISKDEIPGHEQLYVATVVITTLLMFTGREFAKPVGIVLLLLGLILIIMAFTTDKVQFNEKLYISMLFIFLIALGKFLYMRKEEILLMSGVFGIIFSLIVGYKSKTEGGKAMYSATYESMISAGKTSTTVMLAAASAGLIQGVLTMTGLVTSLGYKLVDLAGGNLLLLLMMAMIFSLILGMGVPTTANYVITSLVAAPAVFNAVADNPIYAASVPGYATPIALLAAHFFVFYFGILADLTPPVALAAYAGSALAGGDFWKTATNSVKYALAGYVGPYIYFTHPEMFLITVQQWTPEVVLRVLYYFIATILIMYLLAIAITGYYKKPIRKEIRIVLGALGLIGATLHPVPIALVVLSLIGINLYARKS comes from the coding sequence ATGGGTGAAGAGCTTGAAAAGATTGAGAAGAAAATCGTGCTTGAAAAAACCAGAACTTTACCTCCAAAACTAGAAAACATCGTAAAAGCAGCAGCAATACTCATTGGTATCTTTGAAATCCTATTTATATTCAACTTTACTTTTTCGGTGTATTCTCTGTTTGATAAGCTGGGCATTAGAATAGAAGCTCTTAAACTTGACTTCCAAGATCAGCAGATAATGGCATTTATTCTTGGAATGATATTTGTTATAGCATTCCTCAGATATCCAATAATCAAAAAGGACAAATACCTCCAAAAAGTGCAACTCATAGACTATATCCTAATAATACTTGGACTAGCAGCGGCCTTATATAAGTTCTGGCGATGGCCCACTTACATGGTTTACTATGATGTCAATCAGACTGACGTTATATTCGGTTTCTTAGCTATAATTCTGGTATTAGAGGCTACAAGAAGAGCGATCGGATGGATTCTGCCAGCAATAGTTACAGTATTCTTGCTTTATGGAATTAAAGATGCCGGATTCAATTGGACTCGAATAGCCCAATATCTTTATCTTGATCAAGGTATCTTCGGCATTCCTTTCTATGTCATGACGATTTACGTCTTTGCATTCGTGTTCTTCGGTGCATTCTTGCTAAAAATTGGAGTGAGCGACTACATCACAGAGTTCATGATATCTATCTTTGGGCCTAGACCCGGTGGTCCAGCAAAGTCAGCAGTAATTTCAAGTGGTTTAATGGGAACAGTCAGCGGAAGCTCAGTTGCCAATGTTTTAACAACGGGAACATTCACAATTCCGCTGATGAAAAAAGCTGGTTATCCTCCAGAAATAGCCGGTGCTGTTGAGCCTGTAGCCTCAACAGGAGGTCAACTGATGCCTCCAGTTATGGGTGCAGCAGCATTCATTATGGCTCAGTTTTTAGGCGTCCCATATAACAAGCTGATTATTGCGGCAGTATTGCCAGCATTGATTTACTATTCAGGAGTTTACCTTTTCATAGATCTTGAGACAAAGCGCTTAGGTTTGAAGGGAATGCCAAGAGATCAGTTCAAGCCCGTCAGATACTTCCTAAGGAAGCTGTACATACTATTACCAATTGTTGTAATTACAGTAGCATTGGTATGGGGCATTGCACCACATATTGCTGCAGTTTCTTCATTGGGCATCGCAATCTGGGTCGCGTGGATTTCAAAGGACGAAATCCCCGGACACGAACAGCTTTATGTAGCAACAGTAGTCATCACAACTCTTTTGATGTTTACAGGGAGAGAATTCGCTAAACCCGTAGGAATAGTACTGCTGTTGCTTGGCCTAATCCTCATAATTATGGCATTTACGACTGACAAAGTGCAGTTCAATGAGAAGCTCTACATCAGCATGCTGTTCATATTCCTAATAGCTCTCGGCAAGTTCCTTTACATGAGAAAAGAGGAAATCCTTTTGATGAGCGGTGTCTTTGGAATAATATTCTCCCTTATAGTCGGATACAAATCCAAGACAGAAGGCGGTAAAGCAATGTATTCAGCAACTTACGAATCAATGATAAGCGCTGGTAAAACAAGCACAACAGTTATGCTTGCAGCAGCAAGTGCTGGTTTGATTCAAGGTGTCCTCACAATGACTGGATTGGTTACATCTCTCGGATACAAGCTTGTTGACCTAGCAGGAGGAAACCTACTGCTACTCTTAATGATGGCAATGATATTCAGCCTTATTCTCGGTATGGGTGTGCCAACAACAGCAAACTATGTCATTACATCATTAGTTGCGGCCCCAGCAGTCTTTAACGCTGTAGCAGACAATCCAATCTATGCGGCATCAGTTCCAGGTTATGCAACACCAATTGCCCTCTTAGCAGCTCACTTCTTCGTGTTCTACTTTGGAATCCTCGCTGATTTAACACCGCCCGTCGCTCTGGCAGCATATGCAGGTTCAGCATTGGCTGGCGGTGATTTCTGGAAGACAGCAACTAATTCCGTTAAGTATGCTCTAGCTGGTTATGTAGGACCGTACATATACTTCACCCATCCAGAAATGTTCCTCATCACAGTCCAGCAGTGGACTCCCGAAGTTGTACTTAGAGTGCTCTACTACTTCATAGCAACAATCCTCATCATGTACCTCTTAGCAATAGCAATCACAGGCTACTACAAGAAGCCAATAAGAAAAGAGATAAGAATTGTGCTGGGTGCATTGGGACTCATCGGAGCAACCCTTCATCCAGTTCCAATAGCTCTGGTAGTGCTTTCCCTTATTGGAATTAACTTATATGCCAGGAAGTCTTGA
- a CDS encoding DUF1850 domain-containing protein, with translation MKKLFLFFLLFFILFFPASVIRIEFNDKICYYPLGSNSTLEIDYIHSVSLTKVIDVYRVSKDGIYVLQEKWQEFLAGQPTNFDYRAGSFYVKNLNTFLGKSWEYWFIPINNVTVKIDGKIVFIQPNEEGIMKIEVRKAPILLIIVRRC, from the coding sequence TTGAAGAAACTGTTTCTTTTTTTCTTGTTATTTTTCATTCTATTTTTCCCAGCTTCCGTGATTAGGATAGAATTTAACGATAAGATATGTTACTACCCTCTTGGCTCAAATTCTACCTTAGAGATCGATTACATTCACAGTGTTTCATTAACAAAGGTTATAGATGTATATCGAGTTTCAAAAGACGGCATATACGTCCTCCAAGAAAAATGGCAAGAATTTCTGGCAGGACAGCCCACAAATTTCGATTATCGAGCTGGTAGTTTCTATGTGAAGAACTTGAACACATTTCTTGGAAAATCGTGGGAATACTGGTTTATTCCCATTAACAATGTTACTGTGAAGATTGATGGAAAAATCGTGTTTATCCAGCCCAATGAAGAAGGCATCATGAAGATTGAAGTTAGGAAAGCCCCCATTTTATTGATAATAGTCAGGAGGTGTTAA
- a CDS encoding TAXI family TRAP transporter solute-binding subunit — MRKWKALGVVFVLVLALVAAGCTQKEATTGTETQAPIVTKNDEGKYEITIYTGSGPGSVYFAIGSMLAKVINKKSNLIAAKAVTSGASVANCKAIGKGEAQVAIAQNDVTWYAWEGKYQFEGNPIKVLRGIGTLYPEPVQIVVRADSDIKTLQDLAGKKVVVGAAGSGVAATAERVLKAAGVWDKIEPVYQTFEEAAQSLVLGQVDAEFTVIAYPAPAIDQIAVKVPVRLIPIPDDVIKKLHDQGYPFYVKVIIPAGTYNGMTEDTQTIAVKATLVVHKDLPDEVVYEITKILYENIDELAKAHQVAKQIDMNHAFEGLMVPLHPGAIKYYEEHGITVPDELKPKE; from the coding sequence ATGAGGAAGTGGAAAGCTTTAGGTGTAGTTTTTGTTTTAGTGTTGGCTTTAGTTGCTGCCGGATGTACACAAAAAGAAGCCACAACAGGCACAGAAACACAGGCCCCGATTGTAACAAAGAACGACGAAGGAAAGTATGAGATCACCATCTATACCGGCTCTGGTCCTGGTAGCGTCTATTTTGCCATTGGTTCAATGCTTGCAAAAGTCATAAACAAGAAGAGTAATTTAATTGCCGCTAAGGCCGTTACAAGCGGTGCAAGTGTTGCCAACTGTAAGGCCATAGGAAAAGGAGAAGCTCAGGTGGCCATAGCTCAGAATGACGTTACTTGGTACGCTTGGGAAGGAAAATACCAGTTTGAGGGCAACCCAATTAAGGTTCTCAGGGGTATTGGAACGCTATACCCAGAGCCAGTCCAAATAGTCGTTAGAGCAGACAGCGACATAAAGACCCTCCAAGACTTAGCTGGTAAGAAGGTTGTCGTTGGTGCCGCTGGTAGCGGTGTTGCTGCCACCGCCGAGAGAGTCCTCAAAGCTGCTGGGGTCTGGGACAAGATTGAGCCAGTTTACCAGACCTTTGAAGAAGCAGCACAGAGCTTAGTTCTTGGTCAAGTTGATGCCGAGTTCACTGTCATTGCCTATCCAGCCCCAGCTATTGATCAAATTGCAGTCAAAGTCCCAGTTAGATTAATACCAATTCCGGATGATGTTATCAAGAAGCTTCACGATCAGGGATATCCATTCTATGTCAAGGTGATAATTCCAGCTGGTACATACAATGGAATGACCGAAGACACACAAACAATAGCAGTTAAGGCAACCCTCGTTGTTCACAAGGACCTACCAGATGAAGTTGTTTACGAGATCACCAAGATTCTTTACGAGAACATTGATGAATTAGCCAAGGCTCACCAAGTCGCAAAGCAGATTGACATGAACCACGCATTCGAGGGTCTCATGGTTCCACTCCACCCAGGAGCAATCAAGTACTATGAAGAGCACGGTATAACTGTTCCAGATGAGTTAAAGCCCAAGGAATGA